GAATTGTTGTCCATGAAAATCCCAGTGGATCAGCAGTTGCTGAAATATTTAGAGCAGCCCATGTGgaaccaacaaccatgccaatgtccaaaatcacttaaatcatCTGTCACAGTCTCAATGCTCTCAGtgcaggtcatcttgaccatgtctacatgcatAAACACCCtgtgttgctgccatgtgagTGGCTAGTTATACATTCATACATGCATGAACAAGcagttgtacctaataaactggctGGTGAgtttatatatattgtatgtgtgtgttgcaaaCAGTGTCCTCTTGAGAacctattaaaaaaaacccactcttGTTTCTGTCCTCGTTTTGCAAATGCTTCGCTCACCCCACACTCAGCAGTAATGTCAGCCATTATGTAGCCCACAAAGTGACGTTCACCTCGAGTTAGAACGACTTCCCCTGTACTGTGTACATGCATAATTGACTAGCACTTTGTGCACTGTTGTTCAATTCTGTCCGGACAGCATGATAAATTCATGGGATTTGATTTCTCATGTATGGAGAGAGAGCTGTGATGCCGTGAGCAGTGTAACAAGTGAGCAGCAGCGCCATTTAATCAGCCATATGTATGCACGGCGAACACATGACGCAGGTTTGCACAGCCATTGTTCTTAAAACACTGCGTTAACCCTTCTCAAATAAAACTGGTTATTGCCTAAACTAAACCGAACCAatattcaaatcttagccagTTCCTCAGATATGAGGCTCTACCTCACTAGGACCATGTTTTGGTTCTTAATACTGCGgttgacaaggtcagcgttcaaaaaggaaacaaatataATTACACAACAGTGACACTGGCTTTGCTTGCTGACGTTTAAAGCATTATGTGGACGAAATGTGTTGCTGCTATATCATTTGATACAACTTTCACAAGGTAGGAGGACAATGTGATCTGTGCACACTTGTATTTGTAATTCCGTCACCAAATATCAGAGACATGACAAGGCCATTCACTGTCAGACAATGGAGACAGTCACTCGGGGCTATTAGTACAGGATATGGTACAATTACTGCGCCTTCTGCCACTCAACCCTGACTCAAGGAAAATGTAATTGAATGCACTTTgatgcatcatcatcattccaGGGTAAGTGGATTTTTACTCATGGTAGTCAATCAATTGTTGCCCAATATAGCCTAAAATGagcattattgttatttgaagaagaagacgaaccAAGTAATCAGCTAATCTGCTTTTGgccattttgtaaaaatttaTTGGCATCAGTTGATTATTATCTCAGCACTAAAACTTCACTTTTCCCAATCCTGGCCCTCAGGGACTCACCgaccctgcatgttttagatgtttccctgctccaacacacctgattccaatGGTTGgctcgtcatcatcatcatcatcatcaagctcTTACTAACAACctgttcatttgaatcaggtgtgttgtggcagggaaacatctaaaacacgcAGGGCACAGGAttggattgggaaacactgtattATCTGATGCATGTATTGGATATTTCAATTAGTTTTTTGCTGGAATATAAAGTCAACAACTTTGTGTATCAGTTGTTATCACAGTGAGACTGTCATATTTTATCAGACGGGGGGGAAAACAGCCAAACCTATTGTACTAAAAAAGGCTTAAGATAAAGGCACTGGCCTTAGAAAAAGTAGAAATGAAATACCAACATGATACAAGACCTTTTTATATTAACTTAATTCCATGTCGCTACCGTTCAGAAACAGAACACAGCACAACAGAAATACAAAACACGCtttttaagtagttttaatttTCATACTGTAACTTGACCTGTGTATTTTTAATACACTTGATTGAACTTGTAATTGAGTACATTGTACATGGATGATAAGACTGTGTATGTTCCACATGTGGCCATGAAAACAGTCTTTCCTCGCCTtgtgaaagaaagaggaagagggcaTGGAGTTCTCATTCAAACATCACGAGCATGAAATGAGGTGAGCATCAGATATATCTGTTTAATCTCGGTAAAGCAATGTCACGCTTCATTAGCACAAAGAAAGCCACACTTCTGTCACTCCTCACACTTGTGATGCTTCACATGATGGCGATGTTGTGTTGCCTCCCCattgcacacacaaaacaaacgcacacactaGGAAATCACAGTGGTTACTTTAAGCATGGAAAACATGCTCAATATGCAATTGAAGCATCTTCATAACAACATACAAGTGCAAAAATCTATTCAGGCAACTGTGTTTGGTCCTTCTTCTAATGACAGTTCCTGTTATTTGGACTTCCTGGATGGTTCCCTTCCCCCCATCAGAGTGCACGTGGTTCCCCCTCAGTTTTGAAGCATCGATTCCAATAAGGCACGTTTCTTATTAGTCGCTTTATTGACACAATCCTTGTCCAGGGGTTCATGTGAGAACAACCAGGGAAGGCATTCGTGCGGTGGATGGAAACGGGAGCGGACAGTGTCGTGCGTCACAGCTGCTGGTTTCGCCTACGTGCGTACCAGCCGAGGAGTGCGCACAAACCCACCACTGCCACAACGGTGCCAAGGAGCATGGCCAGCGCGTCCCCCGCGTCGTAAGCCTCCGCCGGTGGGATCAGAGAGAGAACGATGAGCCACACAATCGCAGCAGCGTCTGTGAGTTGAAGTCTCAAGTCCATGGcgagtttgttttatttttcctgctcTTGACTGTCGAGGGAAGCTGAAGCGCCTGCGTCAAAGTCAGGTGACAAGCTGCGGCGCGCCCGGACTTCCTGGTGcgctcagccaatcacagagccaCTTACAtccttctctttgtgtgtgtgtgtttgtgtgtttaaagagTCATTTTATAATCCAGCAGGCGAGTGTCCTGTGTTGGCACACAGTTGACCACACATTTATGCTCTGCTGTTAATtgatttgtttctcacagatcaaATGAAAGTGCAGCCTCATCCTCCCAACTGTAATTATCCTCCAAGTGGATTACCAGAGTCGATCCAGCTGACAGGCTGTCAGTGCTTCTTGTCACTGGCCCTCAGGCCCTGCTATAAACAAATTAGGCTGTTTTACACCAGTCCAGGCTCATCAGTCGCTCTGGTGTGACGCATGATATTCCCTCTGAAGACAAACACGTGTTGACGTGCACAGAATATCACTGTAGCTTACATGTTGCACACTTGTTGGTCAAGGTCAGaccagaagaagaaatgagctTTACAGCCGTAAGTTCCTGCACCAGTTTGTTCTCAAGAAGAGACTTCACAAAGAattaaaggaaggaaagaataaaatattagaacgtcaaataatacacaataaaatattacAACTCAACCGAAGGAaccaatcaaaaatgtcaacagGGTTATGAAGGAATAACttattaaaatgtcagaatggAACAAAATAAACCAATCATCAATGGCAAATATATACATAGTTATAAGCACAGCACTATACAattatagtacagtatatatagtagATTTagggcagaggtctcaaacatgtggcccacgggccacatgcagccccccAATCGATTTCATACGGTCCGCCGCTCAATATCAAACATAGAAATTATTTTTCTATGTTTTGTATATCTTTTATTTACAGATAAATTTGGCATCATGAATATTTTagtttattgtgaactatacatatatgtatatatgtatatgtgtgtgtatatatatgtatgtatgtatatatataaatatatatatatatatacacgtatatacatatacatatatatatatatatatatatatatatatatatatatatatatatatatatatatatattgactCCTTTCAGGTACCAAGGTGAGGACAGAGTCAGTCAAGAAGACCTTATCCTACTTCGGTCCATAGTCTTAGAATGACTTACAGGTCAAAAAATGTAATGCTTATAAGAAAGTGTATTTTACTGGCATCGTCCTTGTTCCATCCATGTTTTAATTgcttgttttgtattttatgcaaaatgctgctgctgctgctcatgttgGCCAGAACATCCTTGGAAAAGAGATTATTACTCTCAGTGGATGTTAAAGGTTAAGTATTGTTTCGGCTCCATCCCTAGTTTGTTGACAGTCTTTCTTTGTGCTTGTCATCTAGCTCGACCCCCCCCCCATGGCCTGGAACCCTCACATTAGTCGAGATGATTGGTAGGGTGCAGTAACCCACCATAATAGAGAAACACCATGTAGTCTAATGTCAGCGTGCGATGTCTTTTATCTCAGTATATTTGCGGGTTTATAACTGTAGCACATTGGACTCGGTTTAGACGGAGGACTAACCATGCCACGGCCTCATGCTACAAATTGTTTGGCTTGCAGAGCTGTTGTTATTTGTAAGGTTTCTATCTCTCTGTGTGCTCTCCGGGGCAGTTTGCCTGTAATTTAATTAGCGTGCACAAGCCAAAGTAAAATATTGACCTTGTAATGCTGCCATACCTCTGTACCTGCCCCGCTCCGACCGAGGAGATGAATAGGCACACATTTCCTCTGCTCACTCTTCTGGCTCTCTCATCATGGGCACACTCTCCCGCTGCTGCTCCTGTTGTCTGTTTGGCAATttgtctcccacacacacacacacacgcatacaagtTTCCACGGGTCGTGTCTGATGTCTGTGGCTACATTCAGACAACCGCAGGGCAACTACAAGCTCCTCAAAGAGCTCCGTATTCAGAACATAAATCATGAAATACTTCAAAATCCTTCATACACTGATCAGCCACACAGGTAATTGGTTGTAATCCGGCAGATTGGTATGCATAAATCGcatgaaaaaacattaaaaaagcaaacttttaatctGCTTAAAACCATCTGGAATGAATTCTGGAAACTGTATTCTCAGTTTACATTCTCAGCCGTGCTGAATGCTGATGACGAGAGAATATCAGTGTTTGTCTCGTAGTTCAGGACAATGACATTCATCGTCCCTACTTATGTGATCTGCATCATAATGTGCCGCTCAGTACACGGAGACCCGGCCCATAAATTTGTACACTGCAGTGGCTGAAAAGGACACACTCTGTACGTTAAGTGCGCACCAGTGAGGAAGATGTAATTTCAGCACTTCATCAGTGAGAGTGAAATTTCAATTATTCTCACTTTTTGTGTAAGGAGATAAAACGCTGTAGTGACACAGTTACTGCAGAGCCGATTTATTTTCCCCCCCAAAATGGGATAAACGCACATTTATGCGGATATATGCTGAAATGGACAGAGACCTGTTAAGATTCTGTGATTCAAGTACAATCTCTGGTtctctttatgtttttaatctgtCTCTCTGAAGAAAGGAGAGTGCAGATGTTTGTGGGTTTCAAAGTAGTGAGTAGTATATTGCCATAAACCTGTAGTTTTtatatgaaatttaaaaagCTCCCGGAGAAAAGTGCCACTGTGTTGGTACTCCAGCTGTAACCTTCTCTGTGGActcttgtgtttatgtgtgtgtgtttctgtctccgTGTGGTGCAGTTAGTCCCAGTTACCTCACTTTGCATTTCGTTTCGACTTCAACAGACGTTTCCTCCACTCAGTTGAGTTAAAGTGCTACTGGCTGCCAAGATATAGGCACTTACCTGGCAAGGAAGGCGCTCTATAAAGATGTCTCAAGTATCAAATCAGTATCGGGATGTAAACACTAgtaatgtatgtgtgcatgatGTCACCACACAGAGAATTCATCGTTCGCCGCTCTTCTTGTTCAATCTGAACACACTGAATCGACTcttttcaaacctttttttttttttttggaaagtgtGTACAATTAGACATTTCAATGTCACCTCCATAACGGTTTGTACCTCACTTGTTTTGAGCACCGCTGAGTTTATCTGTGCTCAAATCTTTCCGCAGGGTTAGATGAACTGCAAAAAGACACCTTTTCCTTTTGGTTGTGCGAGCATTGTCCGTTCTCAATTACCACCCACAACAATGGAGATCGAGTCTCACCTTCACCGAGCTGCACAAAAACATCTCTCCCTGAAGATTAATTATGCTCTGAAATTGGTTTTtctaaaaaacactgaaatgctGAACCTTTAAAGCAATTGCTGCTTTTGTGGTGGCTCAGTGCACCATCCATCCATAAGGAATTGTACTGTGAGGGACATGACAAATGGATTTCGCTCTGTCTTTTGTGGCAGTGTTcgacatgttaaaatacttaaaGAGGGCCTGAATCaaggggaggggtggggggaaaGAAAGCAAAAGGCCATTCACATATGCATCACATAGTTTTGGACTGTACTGACTCACACTCGTTGGGATGTGGGctgagctaaaaacacatcagaaatCTGCAAAAAGACAAATGACGCAGGCTGATCTTCTATTCATATTGGTAGCTGAGAGGGAGTCTGAGGGTGGATGCTTGAAAATCACCCTTTAGTGTCTTACTCTGGCAGTTGTATAATGCTCGTTTCAAGGGCAATGTATTCATCCTCGCATTGTTGCTTTGGCTTGACTGTGACTCAAAGTTTACGTGAGAGTACTTCATCTAGACGTCAACAGTCTCTCTATTAGATATCCATTACTATTCTCAGCAGCTCATGAACAGACACTACAGGCCGTCCCCAAAGGTTAGAAGAGCAATACTTTTAAAAAAGTCTTCTTTTTAGGTCTTTTATGGGAGTTGGCATCCAATCCAACCATATTGCATTCCTAGTTTCCCCTTTCCCTTTCTGATCTCATCTGTCTAAAGTCTAGCTGGAAATGGTTGGGAACATTTAGCTTCCAATCCAAGCATCCTCCCCAGTCATTCTGCAAAGAAACACTGgttgcaagggagtgacgcttttctgttgcccaatcagctgccCATCGTCAgtttagctccacccatactgtACCATACCATTACCCCAAGGGAAGAACACCGAAAAAAGGAACTACTCCTCATGGAAAACGCAAAAAAATATGGTACAGTACCGAAATGAACCtctccacttggtggaaacacatgGCAGAAGACGCACACAGCGCGAGTAGTGtctgaaaacaccaagaagaaCCAACAGAAAGTGCCAGGAGTGGATCCTACTGTTGCAGACAGGattttggcatgcgtacttatCATGACTGTAACTCCtggatcctcatgtggaggataaaacggtagaagatggatggatggataccagaaagcagagaaatagagctttgcgcccatatactagTCATTATGGTAGCCCGCTTCCGCGTAACGTAGAAGACCGCGATGCTCCTTTACTGTGGTGTATGAATAGAATGCAATCAAAAGTGTCTCAAAGCAAAGTCCAGAGCTTGAAGTGAGTTACTTAATAGTTCGTCAGGAGTAcaacaacctcctcctcctcctcctcctcctcctcctcctcctcctttctcatCTTCTTTCAGAAATGAATAGAAGCAGAATTGGTATCCGAAGATGAATTGTAGCGGCAGACTGGAGTATCTGCTTAAAGTGTAACACATGACAatgtattttgaaaatgaaacatccCAAAACAACAAGTACTAGCCAGTGAAAAATATTTATGACACAGTTTTTAAAActaatcataaaaacaaatgacctggggaggggggggaagcCGAGTTGTAGTTTACAAACACTTTAGCAGCCTGGGCCTGTGATATTGTGTGCATTGCATCTATTCACATATCCGGTGATGAATCTCCCGgtatgttttttcattttctccagtAATGGAGAATAACTcaactgttttcatttcattggtTTGGGTTTTATTGATGCGCTtctctaaaaaacaaaatagatgTACGCTCACTTCAAGTGATCAAGTTTTCTTCAGCTTATGCTAATGTGTGGCGCGCGTCAAATATGGCTGACGGCGGCAGGCGCCACGGTTATTCATAGCGTgcgtatatatgtgtgtgcacatgtacgtatatatatatatatatatatatatatatataaaacgcACGTGAGATTGATAGCTCATCACATTTCCTGTCATGGTGTAAATGTCACCTCTGGAGCTCGCGGTGATGAACGCAATCGTGTGCTTGGTTCATCATCTGCAGTGTTCATTTCCATGGAGATTTCTGCCcaacatacacacgcacacaaacttCTTTTTATATCCTAGTGAGGACACATACCTAAACTCAACTCTAACCATAACTCtaaaacctaaccttaacctacaAAAAGCCCTTAAGGGGTGacgaccagccaaaatgtcctcaccatTAGGTTTATAGGTTTTTTTGGGTGTTCACAAAAATGgccatacaaacacacacacacaagcttgtttttatatcttagtgaggacacatagTAAGGCGTAAcgcattccctaaccccttaaccttaaccattacaactGAATGCCTAActtttaccctaaccctaacatatAGCCCATTTAAGTCATAAATCTAACCTAAACCAAATTCTAATCTGAAACCAAAAACTGTGGTGGTaactccgccccccccccccaaaaaagcccttttaaagGACAAAATACCCTCAAATTCTATAGTTTATACGTTCTTTTcatatatcttagtgaggactcATCATATACATAATGCAAAAGCCTATTTGTCTTGAACAGGGTTTTGAAAACCAACACAATGTGTGTGATAATGTGTACACTGTACGTTGTCAACAGCACTCGTTCTGATTGGTTGGCTGTGGATTCGTCGGGGGGGGGGTGAATCAGGAAAATCGGCCACGATCCAAAAATGTAACAGTCGATGTGAATCCTGTGTTGATTGGACACACAAATATTTCCAACGTGCAAATAATTCACACTAAAAAACGTGAAAAACATTTCTAAccataaccctaaaaccaggtcttcatCCAGAAAAAGCCCAGCACACATTTAGGTACACATGCAGACTgttacaagaaaaacaacatttaaaaaaatcacattagtGCTGTAGTTATTCATGTACTGTTGTAGTGTTTTGTTAAATGCTGTAGTATTTCCTTCAAATGTTGTAGTAAACTGACACGATAGGAAATCTGTAAACTCTGAAAacaccattttttttcatgaattaaaCATTGTTTCCCAGG
This Solea solea chromosome 3, fSolSol10.1, whole genome shotgun sequence DNA region includes the following protein-coding sequences:
- the LOC131456814 gene encoding small integral membrane protein 30-like translates to MDLRLQLTDAAAIVWLIVLSLIPPAEAYDAGDALAMLLGTVVAVVGLCALLGWYARRRNQQL